A genomic stretch from Barnesiella intestinihominis YIT 11860 includes:
- the miaA gene encoding tRNA (adenosine(37)-N6)-dimethylallyltransferase MiaA, with protein MLDLITILGPTASGKTSLAVALAAHLDTEIISADSRQIYRSMDIGTGKDLSEYTYEGHAIPYHLIDICPPGYKYNLFEYIRDYNTAYADIIKRGKTPILCGGTGLYIEAVLKGYSLPPVPENKALRENLAEKSLSELEEILKNYKTLHNQTDTDTCKRAIRAIEIAEYYSRQEPEKLIPNPVKNALIIGVNIDRENRRAKISQRLRNRLEQGMVAEVQGLLDSGIDPESLIYYGLEYKYITEYLIGRTSYDQMVSLLEIAIHQFAKRQMTWFRGMERRGFSIFWLDAALSLDEKIAKIDEKIAQSV; from the coding sequence GAAATTATCAGTGCGGATTCCCGTCAGATATATCGTTCAATGGATATCGGTACAGGTAAAGACTTATCCGAATACACCTATGAAGGACACGCTATTCCCTATCATCTAATCGATATTTGCCCACCCGGATATAAATATAATCTATTTGAATATATTCGGGATTACAACACCGCTTACGCAGATATTATCAAGCGGGGTAAAACGCCCATTCTTTGCGGGGGTACAGGTCTGTACATAGAAGCCGTACTCAAAGGGTACTCGTTACCTCCCGTACCCGAAAACAAGGCCCTGCGTGAAAATCTTGCTGAAAAATCACTATCCGAATTGGAAGAAATACTCAAAAACTACAAGACTCTACACAACCAAACAGATACCGATACTTGTAAGCGAGCGATCCGCGCCATTGAAATAGCCGAATATTATTCTCGGCAAGAGCCCGAAAAACTTATTCCTAATCCGGTAAAAAACGCTTTGATTATCGGAGTGAACATAGATAGGGAAAACCGACGCGCCAAAATTTCGCAACGTCTGCGCAATCGTCTCGAACAAGGCATGGTGGCCGAAGTTCAAGGTTTGCTCGACAGCGGCATCGATCCAGAATCTCTCATTTACTACGGGCTCGAATACAAATATATTACCGAGTACCTCATCGGGCGCACCTCATACGATCAAATGGTTTCATTGCTCGAAATAGCGATTCACCAATTCGCCAAACGGCAAATGACATGGTTCCGGGGTATGGAGCGTCGGGGATTCTCCATTTTTTGGCTCGACGCAGCCCTCTCTCTCGATGAAAAAATAGCTAAGATAGATGAGAAGATAGCCCAGTCGGTATAA
- a CDS encoding porin family protein gives MRKILLVVATVMCMGGAFAQLSMGPKLGLNVSSLTGDGSNFRAGMNVGIFANYRINKLLAIQPEFYYSMQGAGFDDISVLTKTLESNYTSHYLNIPVLLKIYPWAGLNVHFGPQFGFCVDDEYKAKLAGKEISSKDLEPYGYGYKAKTFDFSLALGVGYEFDFGMTIDARYNFGLSNVYDEEGSPNNTMFMLSLGYKFDL, from the coding sequence ATGAGAAAGATTTTATTGGTAGTCGCTACCGTGATGTGCATGGGTGGAGCTTTCGCTCAACTTTCTATGGGTCCGAAATTAGGTCTTAACGTCTCTTCTTTGACTGGAGATGGATCGAATTTCAGAGCAGGAATGAATGTGGGGATCTTTGCTAATTATCGTATTAATAAATTATTGGCGATTCAGCCCGAATTTTATTATTCGATGCAGGGGGCTGGTTTTGATGATATATCGGTTCTCACGAAAACTTTGGAATCGAACTATACTTCACACTATCTGAATATACCAGTTTTGTTGAAAATTTATCCGTGGGCAGGTTTGAATGTTCATTTTGGTCCTCAATTCGGCTTCTGTGTCGATGATGAATATAAAGCGAAGTTGGCGGGAAAAGAGATTTCGTCCAAAGATTTGGAACCATATGGATATGGCTATAAGGCTAAAACATTCGATTTTTCTCTTGCTTTGGGAGTTGGGTATGAGTTTGATTTTGGTATGACGATCGATGCCCGTTATAATTTCGGACTTTCTAATGTCTACGATGAGGAGGGTAGTCCTAATAATACAATGTTCATGCTTTCATTAGGCTATAAGTTCGATTTGTAA
- a CDS encoding ferritin-like domain-containing protein has translation MAKESVAILKGRIDVSEVLDELNAALSEEWLAFYQYWVGALVVKGAMRGDVQREFQEHAMEEFEHAKLIADRIIELEGVPVLDPKKWFDLAKCAYTPPTDVDVVKLLKQNVAAERCAILRYQTIAALTDGKDFTTCDIAKHILAEEEDHEQDLQDYLDDIAHMKEYVLQK, from the coding sequence ATGGCAAAAGAAAGTGTAGCTATTTTGAAGGGAAGAATAGATGTATCGGAAGTTCTCGATGAGTTGAATGCCGCTTTGTCGGAAGAATGGTTGGCGTTTTATCAATATTGGGTGGGAGCCCTTGTAGTGAAAGGCGCTATGCGTGGCGATGTACAACGAGAATTTCAGGAACATGCTATGGAAGAGTTCGAACATGCTAAATTGATAGCCGACCGTATTATCGAGTTGGAGGGTGTTCCCGTATTGGATCCTAAGAAATGGTTCGATTTGGCAAAATGTGCTTATACTCCTCCTACTGATGTAGATGTAGTCAAGTTGCTGAAACAGAATGTCGCAGCAGAACGTTGCGCTATATTACGTTATCAGACGATCGCTGCATTGACCGACGGGAAGGATTTTACGACTTGCGATATCGCCAAACATATTTTGGCAGAGGAAGAAGATCATGAACAAGACTTACAAGATTATTTAGACGATATAGCTCATATGAAAGAATATGTGTTACAGAAGTAG
- a CDS encoding Gfo/Idh/MocA family protein, translating to MKNIRTAIIGAGYRGRYLITLLQKINLFDIIAVSDISPNLSEIISQLFAGEKIPKIYNSGTDDYRRMLNENTIDLVIIASPWHLHKEQTIEALKSGCHVAIEVKGALDIDEYPDIIHESRQNKKQVFPLENTLFRNDILAINNMIHAGIFGRLVFLQGGYRHDLTHILIDQTGNFGVQNGSESEWRSKYYKTENGDLYPTHGLAPLCMFLGINHTDYIKSITSFSTKPGLGLHACMAKRNGMKYTDIQQHTFRMGDVVTSILQTDSGAQINLLHDTTLPRPRSLNYEVQGTNGIWNAEKNAIYIDGLSPFEEWEPEDKYIEQYKHRFWQQWESEALRYDGHHQGMDYIMLRVLGEALQGRENYPATLEDMATWAAVSPYSKISIQKGTSIPFPHF from the coding sequence ATGAAAAACATACGCACAGCCATTATTGGAGCCGGCTACCGGGGACGGTACTTAATAACCCTTTTGCAAAAAATAAATCTATTCGATATTATCGCTGTCAGCGATATATCTCCCAACCTATCAGAAATTATATCGCAACTATTCGCGGGAGAAAAGATTCCTAAAATTTACAATTCTGGGACTGACGATTATCGACGAATGCTAAATGAAAACACGATAGACCTCGTCATCATAGCTTCCCCGTGGCATCTCCACAAAGAACAAACCATCGAGGCATTAAAATCTGGATGCCACGTCGCAATAGAAGTGAAAGGAGCATTGGATATAGACGAGTACCCCGATATTATCCATGAAAGCCGACAGAATAAAAAACAGGTCTTTCCTCTTGAAAACACACTATTCAGAAACGATATTCTGGCTATAAACAATATGATACATGCCGGGATATTCGGTCGCTTGGTCTTTCTTCAAGGAGGATACCGGCATGACCTCACCCATATACTCATAGATCAAACCGGAAACTTCGGCGTACAAAATGGGTCTGAATCGGAGTGGAGATCGAAATATTACAAAACCGAAAACGGCGATTTATACCCGACCCACGGTCTAGCCCCCTTGTGCATGTTCCTTGGTATCAATCATACAGACTATATAAAAAGCATCACGTCTTTCTCCACAAAACCGGGATTAGGACTCCACGCTTGTATGGCCAAGCGAAACGGAATGAAATATACCGACATACAACAACACACATTCCGAATGGGCGATGTCGTCACTTCGATACTCCAAACCGATTCCGGGGCTCAAATAAACTTATTGCACGATACCACTCTCCCGCGGCCCCGTTCTCTCAACTACGAAGTTCAAGGAACCAACGGAATTTGGAATGCCGAGAAAAATGCCATTTACATCGATGGATTAAGTCCTTTCGAGGAATGGGAACCCGAAGATAAATACATCGAGCAATACAAACATCGGTTCTGGCAGCAATGGGAATCGGAAGCTCTTCGCTATGACGGGCATCATCAAGGCATGGACTACATCATGCTAAGGGTCTTGGGTGAAGCTCTGCAAGGCCGGGAAAATTATCCGGCAACGTTGGAAGATATGGCAACTTGGGCAGCAGTATCGCCCTACTCGAAAATATCCATTCAAAAGGGAACTTCGATACCCTTTCCCCATTTCTAA
- a CDS encoding sodium-translocating pyrophosphatase: MTNALFWLVPISSVLALLFAWYFYKQLMKTDEGTPQMKKIALYVRRGAMSYLRQQYKVVGLVFLVLVILFSIMAFGFGVQNKWVPVAFLTGGFFSGLSGYLGMKTATYASARTANAARTSLNSGLRIAFRSGAVMGLVVVGLGLLDISFWYLLLNAVIPAEAMNPAHKLCVITTTMLTFGMGASTQALFARVGGGIYTKAADVGADLVGKVEAGIPEDDPRNPATIADNVGDNVGDVAGMGADLYESYCGSILATSALGAAAFMGAGETDMQMKAVIAPMLIAAVGILLSIIGIFSVRTREDAKMKDLLKSLSFGTNLSSVLIVFATFGILWALQLENWAFIGGSVIVGLLVGIVIGRSTEYYTSQSYRPTQRLSESGKTGPATVIISGIGLGMISTAVPVIAVVAGIILSYLFASGFDLSNVTLGLYGIGIAAVGMLSTLGITLATDAYGPIADNAGGNAEMSGLGEEVRKRTDALDSLGNTTAATGKGFAIGSAALTGLALLASYMEEIRIGLTRIGETVLEFADGTSVLISEATFTDFMRYYDITLMNPKVLSGMFIGSMMAFLFCGLTMNAVGRAAAHMVEEVRRQFREIKGILTGESEPDYERCVAISTQGAQREMVFPSLLAIVAPIATGLIFGVSGVVGLLIGGLSAGFVLAIFMANAGGAWDNAKKYVEEGNFGGKHSEVHKATVVGDTVGDPFKDTSGPSLNILIKLMSMVAIVMAGLTVAWSLL; this comes from the coding sequence ATGACAAATGCATTATTCTGGCTTGTGCCTATTTCTTCGGTATTAGCATTACTCTTTGCTTGGTATTTTTATAAGCAGTTGATGAAAACGGACGAGGGAACGCCTCAAATGAAAAAAATAGCTCTTTATGTTCGCAGAGGAGCTATGTCTTACTTACGTCAGCAATACAAGGTCGTGGGTTTGGTGTTTTTAGTTCTGGTGATATTGTTTTCTATCATGGCGTTCGGTTTTGGAGTCCAGAACAAGTGGGTTCCGGTGGCGTTTCTCACGGGCGGTTTTTTCTCCGGCTTATCGGGGTATTTGGGAATGAAGACAGCCACTTACGCATCTGCTCGAACGGCTAATGCCGCCCGTACTTCATTAAATAGTGGACTGCGAATCGCTTTCCGCAGCGGGGCTGTTATGGGGCTTGTCGTTGTAGGGTTAGGTCTTCTCGATATATCGTTTTGGTATCTTCTGTTGAATGCAGTGATTCCGGCAGAAGCTATGAATCCTGCCCATAAACTTTGTGTAATAACGACTACGATGCTTACCTTCGGAATGGGAGCATCTACACAGGCTTTGTTTGCCCGTGTGGGAGGAGGTATTTATACAAAAGCTGCCGATGTGGGAGCCGATCTTGTCGGTAAGGTCGAAGCGGGGATTCCAGAAGATGACCCTCGCAACCCAGCAACGATAGCCGATAATGTGGGTGACAATGTAGGAGACGTGGCCGGTATGGGGGCCGACTTGTATGAATCGTATTGCGGTTCGATATTAGCGACATCGGCTTTGGGAGCTGCGGCCTTTATGGGAGCCGGCGAAACCGACATGCAGATGAAAGCCGTAATCGCTCCTATGTTGATTGCGGCAGTGGGTATATTGCTTTCTATTATCGGGATATTTTCGGTTCGTACACGGGAAGATGCAAAGATGAAAGATTTGTTGAAATCTCTCTCTTTCGGTACAAACCTCAGTTCTGTACTTATCGTATTCGCTACTTTTGGAATTTTATGGGCTTTACAGTTAGAAAACTGGGCATTTATCGGCGGTTCGGTAATCGTGGGATTGTTAGTGGGGATTGTTATAGGTCGCAGTACGGAATATTATACCTCTCAATCCTATCGTCCGACACAGCGTTTGTCGGAGAGCGGGAAAACGGGCCCTGCAACAGTCATAATTTCGGGTATCGGGTTGGGTATGATTTCAACTGCCGTTCCTGTGATTGCCGTTGTCGCTGGTATTATCCTTTCCTATTTGTTTGCATCCGGGTTCGATTTATCGAATGTCACTCTCGGTTTATATGGTATAGGTATTGCTGCGGTGGGAATGCTTTCGACATTGGGAATCACGTTGGCAACCGATGCTTATGGTCCTATTGCCGATAATGCGGGAGGAAATGCTGAGATGAGCGGTTTGGGCGAGGAGGTGCGAAAAAGAACCGATGCCCTCGATTCTTTGGGAAATACAACGGCGGCTACCGGAAAGGGATTTGCTATCGGTTCTGCTGCACTTACCGGTCTCGCTTTGCTGGCTTCTTATATGGAAGAGATTCGTATCGGGTTGACTCGTATCGGAGAGACGGTGCTCGAATTTGCCGATGGTACATCGGTCTTGATTAGTGAGGCGACATTTACCGATTTTATGCGGTATTATGATATTACGTTGATGAATCCGAAAGTTTTGTCGGGTATGTTCATCGGTTCGATGATGGCATTTCTTTTCTGCGGATTGACGATGAATGCTGTGGGACGCGCTGCTGCACACATGGTGGAAGAGGTGCGTCGCCAGTTCAGGGAGATAAAAGGTATTCTTACCGGAGAATCTGAACCTGATTATGAACGTTGTGTAGCCATTTCTACTCAGGGAGCGCAACGGGAAATGGTATTCCCTTCGTTATTGGCGATTGTCGCTCCTATTGCTACGGGATTGATATTCGGTGTATCGGGTGTTGTCGGGTTACTTATCGGTGGTCTTAGCGCAGGATTTGTTTTGGCTATCTTTATGGCGAATGCCGGAGGGGCTTGGGATAATGCCAAGAAGTATGTCGAAGAGGGTAATTTCGGAGGAAAGCACAGTGAAGTACATAAAGCGACGGTTGTTGGAGATACGGTGGGCGATCCGTTCAAAGATACGTCTGGTCCGAGTTTGAATATATTGATTAAACTAATGAGCATGGTCGCTATTGTGATGGCGGGATTGACGGTCGCTTGGAGCCTTTTGTAG
- a CDS encoding WG repeat-containing protein, which translates to MKNSSKFNSLGGFPDLESFKDESGKYGYREKKTQKIFIAPQFDAAYSFHEGIAAVKVDHKYGYIDRHGLIVIKLDYDWASSFHNGLAMVERNNRYGYINQEGKEIVPIIYEHIDDFHEGLAPVKLNDKWGYVDCSGKVVIPPRYDDSWCFNESLAAVRVDEKWGFIDKTGHLLIPLQYDYAWNFKEDVAAVKQNGKWGFIDKAGQEFLPFLYDEADSFSKGFAEVKMDTLWGVIDKTGTWVKNEDCI; encoded by the coding sequence ATGAAAAATAGTTCCAAATTCAATTCATTAGGAGGTTTTCCCGATCTTGAATCTTTCAAAGACGAATCTGGGAAATATGGGTATCGAGAGAAAAAAACTCAAAAGATATTTATCGCCCCGCAATTCGATGCAGCATATTCTTTTCACGAAGGAATAGCGGCAGTGAAAGTTGATCATAAATATGGATACATCGACCGACACGGATTAATAGTCATCAAACTCGACTACGACTGGGCCAGCTCCTTTCATAATGGATTAGCCATGGTAGAACGAAACAATCGATATGGATATATCAATCAAGAAGGCAAAGAAATCGTTCCTATTATTTATGAACACATCGACGATTTTCACGAAGGGCTGGCTCCGGTAAAACTAAATGATAAATGGGGTTATGTAGATTGTTCGGGGAAAGTTGTCATTCCCCCTCGATACGACGATTCTTGGTGTTTCAACGAGTCATTGGCGGCTGTCAGAGTCGATGAGAAATGGGGCTTTATAGATAAAACCGGACATTTACTCATACCTTTACAATATGATTATGCTTGGAATTTCAAAGAAGATGTCGCAGCGGTAAAGCAAAACGGGAAATGGGGTTTTATAGATAAAGCGGGGCAAGAATTTCTACCGTTCCTATATGACGAAGCAGATTCTTTCTCAAAAGGATTCGCCGAAGTCAAAATGGATACGCTTTGGGGAGTTATCGACAAAACAGGTACATGGGTAAAAAACGAGGATTGTATCTGA
- a CDS encoding enoyl-ACP reductase, with the protein MSYNLLKGKRGIIFGALNEMSIAWKVAEKAVEEGATITLSNTPMAVRMGEVNTLGEKLNAEIIPADATNVEDLENVFKRSMEVLGGKIDFVLHSIGMSPNVRKKRPYDDLDYDMLSKTLDISAVSFHKMIQVAKKMDAINEYGSILALSYVAAQRTLFGYNDMADAKALLESIARSFGYIYGREKNVRINTISQSPTMTTAGSGVKGMESLMDFANRMSPLGNANADECADYCIVMFSDLTRKVTMQNLYHDGGFSSMGMSLRAMTQYNKSFDEYRNENGEICYG; encoded by the coding sequence ATGAGTTATAACTTATTAAAGGGAAAAAGAGGTATTATTTTCGGAGCCCTTAATGAAATGTCCATTGCATGGAAAGTAGCTGAAAAAGCTGTGGAGGAAGGTGCAACGATCACTCTTTCCAATACGCCTATGGCAGTGCGTATGGGGGAGGTGAATACATTAGGTGAAAAATTAAATGCTGAGATTATTCCGGCAGATGCAACCAATGTGGAGGATCTTGAAAATGTTTTCAAGCGCTCTATGGAGGTCTTGGGGGGTAAGATAGATTTTGTGTTGCATTCTATCGGAATGTCTCCGAATGTAAGGAAAAAGCGTCCTTATGATGATTTGGACTACGATATGTTATCCAAGACATTGGATATTTCGGCTGTTTCGTTTCATAAAATGATACAGGTGGCTAAAAAGATGGATGCCATTAACGAGTACGGCTCTATTTTGGCTTTGTCTTATGTCGCGGCTCAGCGAACCTTATTCGGCTATAACGACATGGCGGATGCGAAGGCTTTGTTAGAGTCTATCGCCCGTAGTTTTGGATATATTTATGGTAGGGAGAAAAATGTTCGAATCAATACTATATCTCAGTCTCCTACCATGACGACTGCCGGTAGCGGGGTGAAAGGAATGGAATCGTTGATGGATTTTGCGAACCGTATGTCTCCTCTCGGTAATGCCAATGCCGACGAGTGTGCCGATTATTGTATCGTAATGTTTTCCGATTTAACTCGTAAAGTGACTATGCAAAACTTGTATCACGACGGAGGATTTTCGAGTATGGGTATGAGTTTGCGGGCGATGACTCAGTATAATAAGAGTTTCGATGAATATCGAAATGAGAATGGTGAGATTTGTTATGGATAA
- a CDS encoding ROK family protein yields the protein MSKPYVVGIDIGGTNTVFGIVDARGSILATGSIKTQKYTEITDYVNALHEELSRLLAQENVTDQIAGIGIGAPNGNYFNGTIEFAPNLPWKGVIPLAQMVREKFNIPVTITNDANAAAIGEMTYGAARGVKDFIMITLGTGVGSGIVINGQMVYGHDGFAGELGHVIVRRGNGRLCGCGRTGCLEAYTSATGVARTAREFLELRNDESTLRQLPIQEITSKDVYDAAVSGDKLSQEIFEYTGTILGEAFADFIAFSSPKMIVLFGGLAKSGELIMRPIREAMEKNLLAIYKGKVKLVLSELKESDAAVLGASALGWEAS from the coding sequence ATGAGTAAGCCATATGTTGTAGGTATTGATATAGGTGGTACCAATACAGTATTCGGAATTGTTGATGCCCGCGGTTCTATCTTAGCCACAGGTTCTATCAAGACTCAGAAATATACCGAAATAACAGATTACGTAAATGCACTGCACGAAGAACTATCCCGTCTTTTGGCACAAGAGAACGTAACCGATCAAATTGCCGGTATAGGTATAGGTGCTCCTAACGGGAACTATTTTAACGGAACAATCGAATTTGCTCCCAACCTCCCGTGGAAAGGCGTAATCCCCTTAGCCCAAATGGTACGGGAAAAATTCAATATCCCGGTAACTATCACCAACGACGCCAATGCCGCCGCCATCGGTGAAATGACCTATGGAGCTGCCCGCGGTGTAAAAGATTTCATCATGATTACCCTCGGTACGGGTGTAGGTAGCGGTATCGTCATTAACGGACAAATGGTCTATGGACACGATGGGTTCGCCGGAGAACTCGGGCACGTAATCGTACGCCGTGGAAATGGCCGCCTCTGCGGTTGCGGCAGAACGGGTTGTCTCGAAGCCTATACCTCCGCCACAGGTGTTGCGCGTACGGCTCGGGAATTCCTCGAACTTCGCAACGACGAATCCACTTTACGGCAGCTTCCCATTCAAGAGATCACTTCGAAAGATGTTTACGATGCGGCCGTGTCAGGCGACAAACTATCTCAGGAGATTTTCGAGTATACCGGTACAATCTTAGGAGAAGCATTCGCCGATTTCATTGCATTTTCAAGCCCCAAGATGATTGTCCTGTTCGGAGGATTAGCAAAGTCGGGCGAACTGATCATGCGTCCTATCCGCGAAGCTATGGAAAAAAATCTGCTTGCTATTTACAAAGGAAAAGTAAAACTGGTACTTTCGGAATTGAAAGAGAGCGATGCCGCCGTATTGGGAGCCAGTGCTCTGGGCTGGGAAGCCAGCTGA